A region of Rhodospirillales bacterium DNA encodes the following proteins:
- the tsaA gene encoding tRNA (N6-threonylcarbamoyladenosine(37)-N6)-methyltransferase TrmO, giving the protein MEAGFSFRPIGRVETPFATTKDCPRNGRALDPAPVCRVHVAPEFAAGLLSVEAFSHLILLYALDRAGPPEMVFTPPFDSAPRGVFATRTPRRPNPVGLSVVALDGRDPDAPDGGGVLRVRYLDCVDGTPLLDIKPYMPRTDSVPDATMGWLARP; this is encoded by the coding sequence ATGGAAGCCGGCTTCAGCTTTCGTCCGATCGGGCGCGTCGAGACGCCGTTCGCGACGACCAAGGACTGTCCGCGCAACGGCCGCGCGCTTGACCCGGCGCCGGTGTGCCGCGTCCACGTGGCGCCGGAGTTCGCCGCCGGCCTGCTCAGCGTCGAGGCGTTCTCGCACCTCATTCTGCTCTATGCGCTCGACCGCGCCGGCCCGCCGGAGATGGTGTTCACGCCGCCGTTCGACAGCGCGCCGCGCGGCGTCTTCGCGACGCGCACGCCGCGGCGGCCCAACCCCGTCGGCCTGTCGGTGGTCGCGCTCGACGGGCGCGATCCGGACGCGCCGGACGGCGGCGGCGTCCTACGGGTGCGCTACCTCGACTGCGTCGACGGCACGCCGCTGCTGGACATAAAACCCTACATGCCGCGCACGGACAGCGTTCCCGACGCGACGATGGGCTGGCTGGCGCGCCCCTGA